NNNNNNNNNNNNNNNNNNNNNNNNNNNNNNNNNNNNNNNNNNNNNNNNNNNNNNNNNNNNNNNNNNNNNNNNNNNNNNNNNNNNNNNNNNNNNNNNNNNNNNNNNNNNNNNNNNNNNNNNNNNNNNNNNNNNNNNNNNNNNNNNNNNNNNNNNNNNNNNNNNNNNNNNNNNNNNNNNNNNNNNNNNNNNNNNNNNNNNNNNNNNNNNNNNNNNNNNNNNNNNNNNNNNNNNNNNNNNNNNNNNNNNNNNNNNNNNNNNNNNNNNNNNNNNNNNNNNNNNNNNNNNNNNNNNNNNNNNNNNNNNNNNNNNNNNNNNNNNNNNNNNNNNNNNNNNNNNNNNNNNNNNNNNNNNNNNNNNNNNNNNNNNNNNNNNNNNNNNNNNNNNNNNNNNNNNNNNNNNNNNNNNNNNNNNNNNNNNNNNNNNNNNNNNNNNNNNNNNNNNNNNNNNNNNNNNNNNNNNNNNNNNNNNNNNNNNNNNNNNNNNNNNNNNNNNNNNNNNNNNNNTAGCTTTGGCAAAAATAATTAACCTTAGCGAGCCAAAGGGCAAGGGGTCTACTTTATCATGAGTCTTATTCTCTTGCATGATTCAACAAACATCCTAAAAAGAAAATACAAGAAATCAAAGCAGGTGAGAaatgagttatttaatgaggaaagaaaagaatgaaaCATGGATATGTGGTAATTAGTAATTACTTCCAAGGTACATCGCCAACTAACATCCAATCACCATCTTTGTCCTCATAAGTTGGCATATAATTATCCATCACCTTATTCTCATTACCTACACATATACAAAAACACCCATTTACTCTCATCAATAAtaccaataatcatcatcatcaatgaATCAAAGGAAAACGTACAAATAATGGTTGAGCAACAAAACATGGTCTCCAATGCCTTGAAGAGCTGCTCATAACTCTCATACGCTTCAAGATCCACTTTTCTTAGATATGGTGCTCCGTCCACACCCACCTTCACGCCACACTTTCTGTTTGCCTTCACCGGCGGCCACCCCCCAATCTGTGCCCTGCACATGACATCATGATATTAATTctcctaaaattttaaattaataataacatacagaatgaataattatatttctaatatatttaaataataatttttttaaatttatttatttttttgttttatNNNNNNNNNNNNNNNNNNNNNNNNNNNNNNNNNNNNNNNNNNNNNNNNNNNNNNNNNNNNNNNNNNNNNNNNNNNNNNNNNNNNNNNNNNNNNNNNNNNNNNNNNTTTTATTTACCTATTTTTTTTAGGAATTACTAAAGATTGTTCATACTATGCcataatatcattttttttaatttaaactgataaaaaaataacataaataattatatctctagcaataattatattttttcatcGCATGCAGCTCTTATCACATTATCCTAACTTAAAACAAGCTTACTTGGATGCTGGTGAAAAATTGTATTCTTCGTTGGGATGAAGAAGATCAACGGTGTCCTCCTCCGGAAAGCGGCGGCAGCGTTTGGTGCCACCGGTTTGAGTACCGGGAAGAGAGAGGCTGAGCTTAAAGTCAACATCCAACATCGCCATTGGCGCTTTGTGTAAGTAAGTCAAGtactttttttcttctcttcttttcttttgggtTTGGAGAAACTAACTATACCTATATATATAATCACacattattcttttctattcttaaaaagaaaaaattccaagcagagagagagagaaaaagacgACTATTCTAATTAGGGCCAACACAAGATCAAAAATCTAATTCCCTGTTCAACCCTAAAAAGGATATAATTGATGGCATAGTAGACCCAATTCATTgattattttacattattttttcTTACTACAAGATATAGTAAAAGTGTAATTGTAATTGTACTAGTTTTTGTGCTTAGTCTTGCTTCTACTATTAGTAAGATATGTTCTGTATTGATTACTTCTATTGTTGAAGAAGCATGGCTAGCTAtggccttatatatatatatataggaaagtatgaggagccaatagaatatttgtacaatgtgtacaatagaagTTTAGagaatattagagatataactattagtgttaccttttcctaTCAGCTGAAATTTTTggaatgagtggtatcatgacatggtattagagttctagatcCAAAAGGTATTTAtgatatacaaaaaaaaaatgggGAAAATATGAGATGAAAAAGAATAAAGTATGTGAAACACAGAAATTACCAAATGCATGCATTTACCCAAGAAGTATTATGAGGCAAATATATTAAAGCACATGTTTTCTTATCCCTTCATTTAAATATGCATTATATTATGGATTAGTTTGTAGCGAGTATGAACAAAAAtgatgaattaattaattaagtatgCCATCTCTTCTTTATATtaaagataaaaaccaaaataGAGTTCTTAATTATATATTGGCTAAAAGTATTCTTATAATACATTTCATCCTCATAATAAATATTcttttaagaattaattatcgTAAAAAAATATtctactaaaataataataacttttaTCAAGGTAATTTTAAAGGgagccactcagataaagacgtttaaaatattttttagtaattaaaatttagtatatataatcgattaaatcgtgttatttttatcaaaattaggctagacaaattaatttgatcgaaaagatggtgaatcaaattttgaatcggtctaaatttttttatagaaaatgaccCTTATCATNNNNNNNNNNNNNNNNNNNNNNNNNNNNNNNNNNNNNNNNNNNNNNNNNNNNNNNattttagtaattttttaataaaaaataatattaattttaataaaaataacacgatttaattaattatatttattaaattttaattactaaaaaatatctttaaaaaaagacgttttaaacgTCTTTAGATGAGTGACTCTTAATTCTAAAACCACTATGTGCATCCTTTTGTAGCTTTGTTATGTGTGTGTAGACATATTAGAAAAACTTACCCGAAAAATTAATGAACCATATGTTCTAAAATCCGATTACGGAAGTGACCTCATGCAATGAATAATGCTAcaataatacataaaaaaaaaaaaaagaacagttCCTTTCATTGCGTTGTTGTTATTCTTAATTCTTATCGATAAACTAAATTCGTTGGAGGGAGACATTGAGAGCCATGCGTGCACCTTCCGATCGCCAGCGTTCGTGCATGTGTTTATGTTTAATTAAAACTAATGTACTATACTAACTACTCTACAATCTATTAGAGTTAGTTACTTGTGTTTAATTTGTCTATGtattttcttaaatattttttcttttcttcttttacttgTGTTTAATTTATCTGAATCAAATAGTTATATGATTAACTTAGAGCTATCTTTTTTTGCAATCTTAATCATCAAGTGTTCCCCTTGCAAGAAACAAACATGTAGGTCAACTTGTATTATTTCTTTAATTtgaagattattattatttgtatatAAAATATGTACGCATCAAAAACTATAACTTGACAAAAACTATAATGATTCCGTTACACTTTTATTCAATCTTTTTTATTAACCGATGGTAACATTATTTAAGAAAATTAGAATGATTATAACAAACTTTTTCAATTCTTTCGTACGTGGATTCCTGACTATATATTAAGTTAATATCTAGCTTTGCATTCTTTATTCCTCTTCAAGGTTCTGAAGAGGGGAAGTAGTCATCTGTTAGCTTATATAGGTGTTAGTTTATATAGGTGCTGCTCGAGCCTAAATATTTATGGAAGTAAGCTAGTGAATAGTTAGTTAAAAAGTAACTAAGTTACTGTAGTTAGATGTTCGTTAGTGTGAGTTAGAATTAGTCCTAGTTAATTGAGCATAATTAGTCTAATGTATAAATACTGCATTGTAATACGCTTATAAGTGACTCTTTATTATTCTTCAGCAACTAAACTTCATTCACTTTCATACCTTCTCTCTACCATTCTTCTCTCACACCTTCTTCCACTTGTGCAACCTCCTCCCAACTATAGATTTTATCATGGTGTGGTGAGCGTGGAGGTTGTGAGTGTGACGAGAATTTGAATTAGAAAGGGAGAAGAGAAGTTGTTGATGAGGGTTCCCGATTTTTCCCGACTATGGCGAATGAAGAACAAATAGCGAGTCCAGGTACGATGCCGATGGAGAATGAGTTCTCCTCCAGCGAATTTCAGAAATTTACAAGATTCATGAATCAGTTTTTCAAATTTCAAGAATTTCAGAAGAGAATGGATCAATCTACAATGAGGAGCAGAAGTGTGATCTTGGATCTAGAAAGCCCCTTCTACTTGCATCCATGTGAGAATCCTGGTAATTTCATAGTTAATGTGACTTTGAATACCTCCAATTACCATTCTTGGGCTAGGGCAATGAGATTAGcactaaaatcaaataataaattggCGTTCATTGATGGATCTTTACCGAAACTTGATGAATCGGATGTGAGTTTTTTTGGCTTGGAAAAAATGTAATACATATGTGATTGCTTGGCTAAATTTGTCACTGAGTAGTGAGATCTCTCAGAGTGTGATTTTGAATGAAAATGCCTGTGATATGTGGAACGAATTGGAACATAGGTATCATCAGGGAGACATATTCAGAGTCACTGAATTAGAAGAGGAAATGTATACCACTAGGCAGGGAGATCTAAGTATCACTGCTTATTTCACCAAACTGAGAATAATTTGGGAAGAGATTGAAACATTCCTACCAATTCCAAAATGCTTATGTGGTTCGGGATGCGTTTGCGGCTTCAGAACTGTGAGGAAGTATCGAACACAAAGACAATTGGTGAAATTGTTAAGGGGCCTAAATGACGAATATAGCACAGTTCGATCGCAGTTGATGCTTATGACACTACTACCTGATGTCAACAAGGCattttcccttctcactcaacaAGAACGACAGTTGCATTCACCCGAAATCAGCGATGCAAGAGCTCGCATGAGTTCATCTGATGTTATTGAGGGTAAAAGGTCCCAACACTACTCAAATGCTGCTGGCTACAAAGGTAGATGACGAACTGAAAGAGGAAGGGATAGTAGAGGAGGCAGAGGACCTCCCAAGCTGTGctcttattgtcacaaaataggACACTTGGTGGATACTTGTTACAAGAAGTACGGACCACCACCACACATGAAACAACCTCTGAGAACTATCAACTATGCAGCTACCTCACTTGGAATGGAAAGTGAAGAATCCAATGAAAAAATGCAATTTTCATCCTAAAAAGGAGACAGTAAGACATCACATCTTTTACTAT
The DNA window shown above is from Arachis ipaensis cultivar K30076 chromosome B08, Araip1.1, whole genome shotgun sequence and carries:
- the LOC107612194 gene encoding auxin-responsive protein IAA1-like, whose translation is MAMLDVDFKLSLSLPGTQTGGTKRCRRFPEEDTVDLLHPKAQIGGWPPVKANRKCGVKVGVDGAPYLRKVDLEAYESYEQLFKALETMFCCSTIICNENKVMDNYMPTYEDKDGDWMLVGDVPWKMFVESCKRIRLMIK